The Petrotoga olearia DSM 13574 genome includes a region encoding these proteins:
- a CDS encoding potassium channel family protein, which translates to MSETLALKIRRFVISIIIFVLIVFTGTVGYMVLEDWNFLDSLFFTIITLSTVGYSLPADLSSVSQIFTAVLILSGITVVLYSLSTLTSFIVEGEMRNVLEVRKRMKKINGMNNHYIVVGAGKTGFFVCQNMLKEKKDFVLLDKSEERVQQFLKEINTEIPYFIGDAKNETVLEEVGVKRADSIILTLPSDVDNLFVALTVKSIVPKINIISKVNDPESVKKLSYAGINKIVLESEISGNRLAYMATRPNIVSFLETIIHTPEKDLQLEEVDIPKNSWVIGKSLKEIALPDKVDMIVIAVRKKDNNSIFNPKANTIIEEGDIIIVLGEDSKIKRLREIVEQESSQLS; encoded by the coding sequence ATGAGTGAAACTCTCGCTTTGAAAATAAGACGATTTGTAATATCCATTATAATTTTTGTTCTTATAGTCTTTACTGGAACAGTAGGGTATATGGTACTGGAAGATTGGAATTTTCTAGACTCTTTATTTTTTACTATAATCACATTGAGTACCGTTGGATATAGTTTACCTGCCGATTTGTCAAGTGTTTCACAGATATTTACAGCAGTATTGATTCTCTCTGGAATAACGGTAGTTTTATACTCTCTTTCAACCCTAACCTCCTTCATTGTTGAGGGTGAGATGAGAAATGTTTTGGAGGTAAGAAAAAGGATGAAAAAAATAAACGGTATGAATAATCATTATATTGTTGTAGGAGCCGGTAAAACTGGATTTTTTGTCTGCCAAAATATGCTGAAAGAGAAAAAAGATTTTGTCCTATTGGACAAATCAGAAGAGAGAGTCCAACAATTCCTGAAAGAAATAAATACCGAAATTCCATATTTTATCGGTGATGCAAAAAATGAAACGGTGCTGGAAGAAGTTGGGGTCAAAAGAGCCGATAGTATTATATTAACCCTACCTTCCGATGTGGATAACTTGTTTGTTGCTTTAACGGTGAAAAGTATAGTACCTAAAATCAACATTATTTCAAAAGTTAACGACCCTGAATCGGTGAAAAAACTTTCTTATGCTGGGATCAACAAGATCGTTCTTGAATCAGAAATCTCCGGAAATAGATTAGCCTATATGGCAACTCGACCAAACATTGTATCGTTTCTTGAAACGATTATACACACACCAGAAAAAGATTTACAACTAGAAGAGGTGGACATACCAAAAAACTCTTGGGTAATTGGTAAATCCCTTAAAGAAATAGCTTTACCAGACAAGGTAGATATGATAGTGATAGCAGTAAGAAAAAAAGATAATAACAGTATATTCAATCCTAAGGCGAATACAATAATAGAAGAGGGTGACATAATAATAGTATTAGGTGAAGATTCTAAAATCAAAAGATTGCGGGAGATAGTTGAACAAGAAAGTTCCCAGCTAAGCTGA
- the mce gene encoding methylmalonyl-CoA epimerase, with protein METKIDHIGIAVNSIEEAFKLYRDLLHVEKSAEEILEDRGIKVTFLYIKDVRIELMEPIREDSEISNFLKKRGEGFHHIAYQVNNIEKILENAKKMGYKTLSDEPNQGAGGSLVFFLHPKSANGILTEFVEYQK; from the coding sequence TGACCACATAGGAATTGCTGTCAATTCCATTGAAGAAGCATTCAAGTTGTATAGGGACTTGCTTCACGTTGAAAAGAGTGCAGAAGAGATTCTTGAAGATAGAGGTATAAAAGTTACCTTTTTATACATAAAAGATGTTAGAATAGAATTGATGGAACCTATAAGGGAGGATTCCGAAATATCAAACTTTTTAAAAAAACGTGGTGAGGGATTTCACCACATCGCATATCAAGTAAACAACATTGAAAAGATCTTGGAGAATGCAAAAAAAATGGGTTACAAAACCCTATCTGATGAACCCAATCAAGGAGCAGGTGGAAGTTTAGTGTTCTTTTTACATCCAAAATCTGCTAATGGTATTTTAACTGAGTTTGTTGAGTATCAAAAATAA
- a CDS encoding acyl-CoA carboxylase subunit beta, which translates to MPDEELIQKIEELKEKKESLLVGGGKDRIEKQHKMGKLTARERIEALVDEGTFEEIDMLVKHRCTYFGLDKKEFPYDGVVTGFGEIKGKKVAIFSQDFTIQGGSLGEMHAKKIMKLQDLAMRYGIPLIGINDSGGARIQEAVDALYGYGGIFYRNTQASGVIPQITVIAGPCAGGAVYSPAITDFVIMVDQTSQMFITGPQVIKTVTGENIDKENLGGANIHNSKSGVAHLLAKDDQEAMELVRKLLSYIPSNNVDPVEPTDYDKSYKVPEEINEIVSPNPKKSYDVKDLIKLVFDPGTFFEIHPHFAKNIVVGFARLEGKSVGIIANQPKILAGSLDIDASDKAARFIRFCDSFNIPIITFVDTPGYLPGVSQEPGGIIRHGAKLLYAYSESTVPMITVILRKAYGGAYIAMASQHLGADFVFAYPTAEIAVMGSEGAANIIFAKEIESSENPEETRKKRVEEYKERFANPYEAASRGYIEDVIEPIETRKKLSASLSIAYSKVKPTPSKKHGNIPL; encoded by the coding sequence ATGCCAGATGAAGAACTAATTCAAAAAATTGAAGAATTGAAGGAAAAGAAAGAATCCCTTCTTGTTGGAGGAGGGAAGGATAGAATAGAAAAACAACACAAAATGGGTAAATTAACAGCTCGTGAAAGAATAGAAGCTCTTGTAGATGAAGGTACTTTTGAAGAAATCGATATGCTGGTTAAACATAGATGTACATACTTTGGTTTAGATAAAAAAGAGTTTCCATACGATGGAGTTGTCACAGGATTTGGAGAGATCAAAGGCAAAAAAGTTGCTATTTTCTCCCAAGACTTCACCATTCAAGGTGGATCCTTAGGAGAAATGCATGCAAAGAAAATAATGAAATTACAAGATTTAGCAATGAGATATGGTATTCCTTTAATAGGAATAAACGATTCTGGCGGAGCTAGAATACAGGAAGCGGTTGATGCTCTATATGGTTACGGTGGAATCTTCTATAGAAACACTCAAGCTTCCGGTGTAATCCCACAAATAACTGTTATAGCCGGTCCTTGTGCAGGAGGAGCGGTTTATTCTCCAGCAATAACTGACTTCGTAATTATGGTAGATCAAACTTCTCAAATGTTTATCACTGGCCCTCAGGTTATTAAAACTGTCACTGGAGAAAACATTGATAAAGAGAATCTGGGAGGGGCAAATATTCATAACTCAAAAAGTGGTGTTGCCCACCTTTTGGCAAAAGACGATCAAGAAGCCATGGAACTTGTCAGAAAGCTGCTTTCTTACATACCTTCAAACAATGTGGATCCTGTAGAACCAACTGATTACGACAAAAGTTACAAAGTACCAGAAGAAATAAACGAAATAGTTTCACCTAACCCGAAAAAAAGTTACGATGTAAAAGATTTAATCAAATTAGTATTCGACCCAGGTACTTTTTTCGAAATTCATCCTCATTTTGCCAAAAATATTGTTGTAGGATTTGCAAGATTGGAAGGAAAATCCGTTGGAATAATAGCCAATCAACCAAAAATTTTGGCCGGCTCACTCGATATCGATGCCTCCGATAAAGCAGCCAGATTTATAAGATTCTGTGACTCTTTTAATATACCTATTATAACCTTTGTTGACACACCTGGATATTTACCAGGAGTATCACAAGAACCCGGAGGAATAATCAGGCATGGAGCTAAGCTCTTGTACGCTTATTCTGAATCCACAGTTCCAATGATTACTGTAATTTTAAGAAAGGCTTACGGTGGGGCATATATTGCAATGGCTTCGCAACATTTAGGCGCTGATTTCGTATTTGCATACCCAACAGCGGAAATAGCTGTTATGGGATCCGAAGGTGCGGCAAACATTATCTTCGCAAAAGAGATAGAAAGTTCTGAAAATCCGGAAGAAACTAGAAAAAAGCGTGTTGAAGAATACAAAGAGCGGTTTGCAAATCCCTATGAAGCAGCCTCAAGGGGTTATATAGAAGATGTAATAGAACCCATCGAAACAAGAAAAAAATTATCCGCTTCTCTTTCTATAGCTTATTCAAAAGTAAAACCAACTCCATCTAAAAAACATGGAAATATTCCGTTATAA
- a CDS encoding OadG family transporter subunit translates to MKNVWILSLMGISIVFLLLIILMTIIWLFRFFFKSRNSNNLSGRSGLEKPQKEYIKPPQVKRIENNEKRDEEELFAIVSAISCYLTNKEFKIKSIKEVSNKEFELKKKRKTKWMKHEPSISWKPYYKKRWR, encoded by the coding sequence ATGAAAAATGTATGGATTCTTTCATTAATGGGAATATCTATAGTTTTTTTACTTCTTATAATTTTAATGACGATCATATGGCTTTTTCGCTTTTTCTTTAAAAGTAGAAATAGTAATAACTTATCAGGCAGATCGGGTTTAGAAAAACCTCAAAAAGAGTACATAAAGCCACCACAAGTAAAAAGGATTGAAAACAATGAGAAAAGAGATGAAGAAGAACTTTTTGCTATTGTTTCAGCTATAAGTTGTTATCTTACTAATAAAGAATTTAAAATCAAAAGTATTAAAGAAGTCTCAAACAAAGAGTTTGAATTAAAAAAGAAGCGGAAAACAAAGTGGATGAAACACGAACCTTCTATTTCTTGGAAACCTTACTACAAAAAAAGGTGGAGGTAA
- a CDS encoding biotin/lipoyl-containing protein, with amino-acid sequence MKRKFKVTINNKTYEVEVEEIGSEITNEENIKQTEERTIEKQQFSETPKPVADKKAEKRTKKKLEKKQKEEEKIIPEELTKKETDSGYEVKAPLPGVINEINVKEGQSVKAGDKLVIIEAMKMENEIPAENDGVVEKILVKRGDSVEGDQTLMIIR; translated from the coding sequence TTGAAAAGAAAATTCAAAGTTACTATAAACAATAAAACCTATGAGGTTGAAGTTGAGGAAATAGGCTCTGAAATTACTAACGAAGAAAACATAAAACAAACAGAAGAAAGAACAATTGAAAAACAGCAATTTAGTGAGACTCCTAAACCTGTTGCAGACAAAAAAGCCGAAAAAAGAACCAAGAAAAAACTAGAGAAAAAACAAAAAGAGGAAGAGAAAATAATCCCTGAGGAGTTAACTAAAAAAGAAACAGACTCAGGTTATGAGGTCAAAGCTCCTCTTCCCGGAGTAATTAACGAAATAAACGTGAAAGAAGGACAGAGCGTTAAAGCTGGAGATAAGCTTGTCATAATAGAAGCAATGAAGATGGAAAATGAAATACCTGCAGAAAACGACGGTGTGGTGGAAAAAATTTTGGTAAAAAGAGGAGACAGCGTTGAAGGTGACCAAACATTAATGATCATAAGGTAA